The Peromyscus leucopus breed LL Stock chromosome 4, UCI_PerLeu_2.1, whole genome shotgun sequence genome segment atattttcatttctctaatgataaatgttgaactttttttcctgttagaatggatttgtatgtcttctttggAAAAATTTCTATGCATATTActatttggaattttgatgattaTTATTACCATTTTTACTGTTGAGTTCTGTATACATTCTGGATATTAACCCTTTTACTGGATCTctattttgcaagtattttaattcattttaagtaGTGTTTTTATTCTGTTCATTGTCATACATAGCATTTTGGTTTGATGACATGTGATTTGTGTTGTTTTGGCTTCTGTGGTCTGTCCTTTTCTGGTCTTACCTAAGCAATCTGCCTAGTCCAGTTATGGTGATTTGAACAAGAAATAGGCTCCAATTTGagcacttggttcccagttagtggcactgtttggagaagTTTAAGAGTTAAGTCTGgccaggcagcagtagcacacacctttaatcctagcactcaggaggcagagccaggcggatctctgtgagttcgaggccagcctggtctacagagtgagatgcaggacaggcaccaaaaccacacggagaaaccctgtctcgaaaaacaaaacaaacaaacaaaaaaagagttaagTCTGCAAGTTTGAGGTTATATAGCCTCGACCTTTTTCTGGTTGCTTTGTGCTTTTGGTTAAAGATGTGCTcactcagcttcctgccctgctgcCCTGCCTGCCGCCTGTGCCATACCTGCTGCCTGTGCCATACCTGCCGCCTGTGCCATACCTGCCGCCTGCTGCCTGTGCCATGCTTCCTGCAGGGATGGAATCCTCAGCTTTTGCTAAGTTGTTTCTGGTGATGGTCTTTTCTCCCAGCCACAGAGCCAGTGTTCTCCAGAATTTACCATGTGTTTTCATCTATTGTCTCCTAGCTTATGGTTAAGTATTTCCTATGTTGTGAGTTGATTTGGTAAGTGTGTAGTGTATTTTGCATGTGAATCTCCGCTTTTCCAACTATCATTCATTGAAGACATTGTCCTCCGTAACATTTGATGTGGCAGCAGTTTCTTTGTGTGGCACCAGGAAAGGACAAAGGGTAAAACTGTCAACATGTCAGCGGCTTTCAAAGGAGAGATGGACTAATGTGGAAAACGCAGCCTTTGCTATGGAAGCTCTATGCAGATGGCATCCTTGAGAAAAGCTTAGCATTCAGAATATCCACAGGAGTCTACAACTAAAAACAAACCAAGTAACCTGACTAAAGAAGCGTCGCCGTTGTCggagaaatattttcattattccaAAGTGAGGCGCAAAGCAacaagaaactgtctcgaaaaacaaaaaaaaaaaaaaggtccatggtcattttcaaagaaatgcagataagctggcagtggtggcgcacgcctttgatcctagcacttgggaggtagagcagcctggtctacagagcgagatccagaacaggacaggcaccaaaactacacagagaaaccttgtctcaaaaaaaaaaaagagaaagaaatgcagatAAGAACTACAAAAGATGTCACATTTGTTAGGATATCTGCAGGGGTCTCTGTGACCACGATGGCCATCAGAGACCTGATTCTTGGGAGGCAAGAAGGTAGTTCAGTTCAGCATACCTaagtagctggtgttggttcaaacttcaggaGCCTGACCCTGAGtagtttattttcaattttcctgGCGGTAATTAATTCAGTCCCATGTGCATAATAAAGGTTAAGATGAGACTGCATGAAAACTCtctgtaaagtacatgtgacaccttccataaagGTAGGTTCTGTAGATTGACGAGCTCATAAGGGTCTGTGCACAGAGGTCACTAGGCTATTAACCCCTCTGCTCTCAGCCTTCTGGGCAGATAGCGGGTTGTACATCCCTCCCTTTAAAGGgacaaccctgtgtgtttaacattcctggttagACAAACCGTAGTGATATTGTAGGCAGAGTCGCTCTGTGTCTCTGCAGCGGCTTCCAAACAACTACTCAGAGActtactcttaattataaatgctcagcctatagcttactagctaactcttttttttttcttttcttttttttttttctcttcttgctagctaactcttatattttatttatttatttatttattttttcctttggtttttcgaaacagggtttctctgagtagttttggtgcctgtcctggatcttgctctgtagaacaggctggcctcgaactcacagagatctgccttgctctgcctcccgagtgctgggattaaaggcgtgcgccaccatgcccagctcatcttgcttctttctgaGTATCTCCTGACACCCGAgactccatttcttcttcccagcattctctctgccctgaaaatcctgcctagctatcagccaatcagcttttcattaacaatgagagcaacacattgtacagtgtacagaaggattattccacagcacactgTTAACCAGAAAATAAGTATTCACAAGGATTTAGAGATGTTAGTGCCCATGCACGGTAATGTCAGCTGGGCTATGTAAGGATAGCGGGGTGTTGTCCTAGTGTGTGCTCTGGACACTGTCTGTAGACACACCATGTCCTGTTCTGGAGGAAGAAGGACATGGCCTCCGAGCACACAGCTAGCCGTACGCTGTGCATAATGGCCACCTTTTATTCCCTTTGTCATAACAGGGAAAGTCCTGCACGAGGAGCATATCGAACTCTTGATGGAAGAGTTTGCGTTCCTGAAGAAAGAAGTGATGGGCAAGGAGCTGCTGAAAGGGTCCCTCCACTTCACAGGTCAGTGTGCGGCAGGCTTGCTAGCCGCCAGCGAGGTTCCAAATCCAGTCATCCTCCGTACGCCCCCCACCGGGAGCAGAAACCACCCGGATGAGAGTCGTCACCTGGGCAGTCTCAGGAGCCCTCAGTGCCCCAGGGGCCTCTGCTCAAGTATTCACACGGCCTCTGTCCTATCATTTCCGGTCATGTCAAAACGGGGAAAAGTTAGTAAGTTTTTTGAAGCTGAAAGACAAGAAGCAATTGAAGAGAGCCAAGAGCAGATCAGGAGAGGAACATATCCCTAAGTGCCTCAGTGGTACCTGCACACATAATTTATGTCACAAAGAGATtaaagggtctggagagatgcttcagacGTTAAGAGcacgcactggctgctcttccacagacccgggtttgattcccagcatccacgtggtggaTTACAACTATCtagaactccagccccagggggcCCAACACCCTGGGAAGCAGTACAGATACCCATAcaggcaaagcatccatacacGGAAAAATGAAGGGAAGTTTTAAAAGAGATTAAAGGCATAGTTCATTAACCATCttaataagtatattttaattatctttagaGAACTTCATGCAAGAACAATAACATCTACATTAATAACTTTTCTAGTTACAACAGAACACCTGACACTAGCAACTTAAGGAAGTGTCCTTTTGCTGCCCCTGAGGGGTTAGCAGGGTGTTGACATTGTGTCTGCACTGAGGGGTTAGCAGGGTGTTGACATTGTGTCTGCACTGAGGGGTTAGCAGGTGTTGACATTGTGTCTGCACTGAGGGGTTAGCAGGGTGTTGACATTGTGTCTGCACTGAGGGGTTAGCAGGGTGTTTACATTGTGTCTGCACTGAGGGGTTAGCAGGGTGTTTACATTGTGTCTGCACTGAGGGTTGCAGGTGTTTACATTGTGTCTGCTGCTCAGGGTGTTTGCACTGTACTCTCAGTCCAGAAGCAGAGACACCAGTGCTGGGAATCCCTCCTTTGCTCTTTCCATGTTCTATTCAATTCAGGACTTCATCCCGTGGTGTGGGTGATGCCCACATTCATGGTGCTTCTTCTTCATGTAAAACTCTCTACAGTCTCTTAAAGACACACCCAAAAGtgtgactcaaaaaaaaaaaaaaaaaaaaaaaagtgtgactcGGGTGACTCCAAACCTAATCAAGTTGACAGCGAAGATTAACGTCACTCTGGCTTGTTCCTCCCTTAATGAGATTTAATCTTTGCTGCAGCCTTGAGTGAACAGCTGAGTCCCAAATCTCAAGGATGCTTCCGGTCCAGTCTTCCGGCAGAATTGTTCTTGGTGATGTTTTAACTAGGTCTGGAAAGGGAGTTCAGGgttagagtgctggcctagcagaGAGACAGATGTCCTCACCACCGCAAAAATGAGACAGCTGGTTGGAGGTTATTTTTCTACAGAGTATCGTAGGTGAAAACTTTTCAGAAAGGATTGAGAACAGATGTTTGGAGAGGGAAATGTTTTCACCCATCTTATGTGGAACAAACAACTtttactctcttcctccatcagGTTAGAAGGACAGTGGCAAAACCAGCCGTCCGAAAAgtgtaatttgaatttttatgtcCAACATTCTTAAAGTATTAACTGTAGGTAATTATTCAGATCTTAGGGTCACCTTGGATTGAGTCCTTTCTGGTCCACCCTTGAGTGCCTGTACCTCCCTTCCCCAGGGCTTTTATTACAGAAAGGAGCCCCTTCTGTGCAGAAGGGCATTATTGAGCAACAAGAATGTCTTGTCTTGAAAATGTTATGAGTTATGACAGGAAGTGGCATGGCCATTCACTGGAGCAAGAAACTGCTGAGAGTGTGCTATGTGTTGTCTTATAATGAAACTGAAGTTTCGTGTTCCTTGTGATCTGGGTAGAGACCTGAGCTCACAAAGCCAAGTCATTTGACAAAGGGCACACATGTGACAGCCAGGCTGGAGTTTCAGGCTGGAGTTGTGTGGCTCAAGCTTCTGGTGGCTACTGAGTTCTGTTCAGCATACTGCAGCAGATGAAGACCAGCCCAGAAGGAGCCTGTTTGATACTTAATTCCCTGTGATTTCACTGAACTTTTCGTTGCTTTTATTACTAACCTGCTATTGTTTTGGAACATGCTCATTATTTTAAGTTTGCCGAAGGCAGAAGATGTATTTGGTTATAGTGTCACAGAGAGAAGTCCTTTGAACTTAGGTTATATTTAAGACTGGGAGGGCAGAGGCCGGTGGGGCGTGGCCACACAGATTTTTCATGCAGATCCTCATTTGGAGTGAGTGTGCTGTCTTTAAAAACCCAGAAAATGCTCAACATGAGaccaacttccttccttccttccttccttccttccttccttccttccttcctttctttctttttttaagatagggtttctctgtctagtcctggctgtcctagacctcactctgtagaccaggctggcctcaaactcagagatccacctgcctctgcttcccaaatgctgggattaacctGGAAGAGACCAACTTTCTTGATCCTGAACTAGACTAAATTCATTTACACTTCAggttgccatggtgacatcctCCTTCCGCCATCTGCACAGGCAATGCTTACAAGAATGTAAGTCTCAAAGGCTAATAAAAATGTCATAGTTCTCCCACTTACCAGGTCTCTCTAAATCACTTAttgaaaagataaatatgtatctgcatgaatatttattttcatatgcatACCTAATTGTATCCAGCATATTAGAAATAGAAATGtgaaactctttttaaaaagatttatttatttattatgtatagtattctgcctgcatgtatcatTGCAGGcccgaagagggcaccagatctcattacagaaggttgtgagtcaaccatgtggttgctgggaattgaactcaggacctctggaaaagtagccagtgcttgtccttaaccactgagccatctctccagccccaatactgtatttttttttttaaaaaaaaaaaaagaaacattttccatTTAACCAGCTTGCTTTTCATCCTTTCATTGAtcactgtacacatgtgtgccatgaaGCAGGATGTCCTCTTGATCACTCAGCTTCCCTCTGCATGGATCTTTGTGAGAAAGTCCTTTTCCCAGCTCCCTTAGCATGTGATTTCTTGCAGCTAGCCcactggaagaagagaaatttGGCTTCCTTGCATTCAGTGGCATTTCTCGCCTGACCTGGCTGGTCTGCCTCTTTGGGGAGCTTTCTCTTATTTCTGCCACCTTGGAAGACCGGAAAGAAGATCAGTATCTGAAAATGACCGTGCAGCTCGAGACCCAGAACAAGGGGTGAGTTGTGAGAAGTCGGAAGAGACTCTTAATGTCCTCGGGCAGTCTAAGGGTAACCCTTCCCTGGCATCCAGACCCAGGACAAGTGTCTGCtcctgtagagagagagagagctctcaccTTGTTTATGTTGTCTTTCCATCCTTTACGCCCTCTGAGGTGGGAAGGAACAATGGAAGTCTAGTTGCCATTGAACAAATAATGGCTTACAGAAATAAAGCAAGTAAAAGTTATGCAAGTCATTAGTTTAAGCTGTCTGATTtgcttattttctatttatcttaGAGATCGTATGccactgtgttgtccaggctaCTCTCGAACTCCTAGGCTCAGgcagtcctccagcctcagcctcttgagtatgTGTACCATTCCCACCGTTGTGTATTTTTAGTTATATACGAGGAAACTGAGGTGCACGAAACACATTGGCATGCTGTATCGCCTCAAACCTCAACACTGTGTTATTTGGAAGGATATATATGAAGTTGTCTTAGGTAGATAAAACTGTTTGGAATAACTCAAATTTATTTTATCcagaattaaagtaaaaatagtgaataaattacattcaaattagtcttagtcatcattttcttttccttaattttttttgtttgttttttgagacagggtttctctttgtagctttgtgcctttcctggaactcactttgtagaccaggatggcctcgaactcaccgagatccacctgcctctgccttcctcctgagtgctgggattaaaggcgtgcgccacctggcctttttcttaattttttgagacaggatctcactatgtagcccaggctggccttcaatttaCTGTATAGACTGTATAGCCCACCTCCAATTCAAGAATTTCATACTTTAGCTGGAATTACCAATACACCCAGCGTGTTCTGTGAACTTTGCAAAATACACATGGGGACTAATTTTTAGATAAAGTTTGATCAGCTGTTTTTGCTACTTTTTAATATTCAGTGACGTATTTGCTTGAGATCACAATCAAGCAGagatttctgttttccatggccAGGTATCATAGCTCTGctaataacaatataaaaatataataataatgataacaataataagcAACATAGGTAAAGGAGTATCTTGGAGAGTGTTGTATCTATGAGAGTGGACAGAGATGCTTTGTGAACAACAGGGTGGTATTTGCTAGCTTGCGTTCCCTGAGAATCCAGTGAAATAACTTGAGAATTCACACACGAGGTAAGAACAGTTTGCAGTGTGCAAGGCTTGTGGCTGTCTGCCTTCGCTATCTGCATTCCCTTAAAGCAACAATAAGACTCAGGACACAAAGCAGAGTTTACTCAGAAGTCCCCTGATGGCAAACAAACAGGCTGACAAAACAAACACCCAGCTACAGTAATGTTGGAAACGTAGTCACCTCTAGCCTTTGGGTGGCAGTGGACATGAGGGTGCCACTGGGCCACCACAGTGAGCCAGCCTTTCAGGGAACATGGGTCCTGGCACATGAGGTCAGGTGTAAGTGAGCACCGCCTGCTTTCCTGTGTGGTTCTTTTTGACCCGTGTGTGGCATGTTCATATGTGCGTGCTTAcacgtgtgtacatgcatgtggaggctggaggttaaTGTTGAGTGTCATCTTCTTCCTTCACCagtctccactttatttactgaagcggggtctctcactgaatgcaGACCTTGCAGATTCCAtgaggctggctagccagctttgCAggggcctgcctctccctcctggaaTCACAAGTGGGCCACCATGCCAGTGCAGCTATTGGTGGGTGCTGAGGGTCTCAGctctggtcctcaagcttgcacccCAGCACTGTATGTAATTACCCTCTCCAGCTCTGTCCAGTGTCGTTTGTAACGTGAGGAATTTCTGTCTTTGCAGTCTGTTGTGCTGGATTGAAGAGAAAGCGCctggtttaaaaagaaacagatattTAAACTTCCAATTCAAATCTGGGTCCCTGGAGAATGTGCCAAATGCAGGAGTCAATAGGAAAATTTTTCTGCAAGATCAGGATATATTTATTCGGAAGCTCTTGGGCCAGGTCTCTGTGGAGGACCTGGCTGCTGAGAAGAAGCGCATCATGCATTGCCTGGGCCTGGCCGATGACATCCAGAAGCTCTGCCGCCCTAAGTGAGGAGGAAGCTGCCAATACCTCTGAGAAGGGCCCGAGTTTGGTTTTACCAACACTTCATCTatagctcttacaattaaataCGCTGGATAAACAGAATGAGAATAGTGTTATGAACTGTGCGGGGAGTCATGGTTGGTGATGGGGCCATCCATGGGCATATCATGGTTTATAGCCTGgtctcattttgttttcctagTAGCAGCCCTGTTTGGATACAGCCAACGCTGCTTTCATTCTTGTGGGAAAAGCCGgcgtggcgggggtgggggagatttGAAGGTCCGACAGTGCAGGTTCCTGACTCTGCTCAGTTCAAGGCGGCAGAAGCTGATGGACCAAACAGCCCAGACTGCAGACACGCCCTTGAGGGCTGCCACTGGACACCTCCCGACAGACTGTCACCTCTTTCCAGCGGCCTTCTGAGTACTTAGCCTGAGCTGAAGGACTGGTCAAGCTATTATCCTGTTAAATCACACTACTGTCGCCAGGGCTAGTTCTAGTTACTCGCTGTTTATCTCTACCACAGACTCACTTCCTGTAAACTCACGTGCCTTGCCTTTCTACCAGCAGTGTAGAGGTCAACGTTTCACTCACATGCTTGTCACTCACACGCTTGTCGTTTATTATTGTTGGCACCCTTCCACCAAAACCCCCTCCCTCAGTAACTCACAAGTTACCCACTGGTCCGTAAGACAGCATTACCAGAAACTAGTAGTGACCCTGTGACTGAGGGACAGTCACATTCCCTCCAGTGTGGAATGCAGCTCAGAATAGAAATATGTAAAAATGCCTGGGGGAAAAGGAACCCTAAACGGGAAAAACGTAAGCCGTCCTGCTACAGTGATGGACTGGTAAGGAAAGGGTTTGGCCAGTCCTAGCTACAGACCCAAAGTTAAGAACTGGTGCCTCCTGGTGTGGGAAACAGGACCCAGCAGTTCCCACTACAGCATGTTCACAATCTCTGAGACCTTCCAGTGGAGCTAAGCGGAGCAGGCACTATTCTGAACGTAATTTAGAGAGCacatttgggggggggtgggcagaGTGTGTGGCTCCTTTCGCCATGTTGAAACGTTCCCTTAGTGAGGCTCACAAGACTCAGGACGCTCGCATTACCGTTACCTGACTCCCAAGGCCCTGCCATACAAAGCAGGACAATTGCTAGACAAGAAACTGATGGAGCTACCTACAAGCTGAGCAGGGAGCAGCAGGGATGCAGCCTTTGTAAGCTACCAGCTTCTTGATGGTGCATCCTGTGTCAACCATGCGCCAATAACCTGACGGACTCACTGCTTCAATCAAGACGGGTGGTCTGGCATCGGCACCTAACCTGGATAAACAGAAGTCTATTCACATCTCCCTAGGAAGTTACACAGGGCAAGAGACTGGACTTAGAGCAAGTTATAAGAATAAcaactggccgggcagtggtggcacatgcctttaatcccagcactcgggaggcagagccaggcggatctctgtgagttcaaggccagcctggtctccaaagcgagttacaggaaaggcaaaagagctacacagagaaaccctgtctcgaaaaacaaaaaacaaaaccaagagtaACAACTGCACACTCTTGCTTCTTGCCCATCACCCCAGATGCTGACTTGGACAGTAAGTAACAAGGATCCTGGGCACACTGCAAGCAacctttatgtatttttttttctctttgggggcctgccacccagctcccaaataaatacacggagacttattcttacttataaatgcccagtcttagcttggcttgtttctagccagcttttctaacttattatcctgtttctctttaactttgtttgcctctgagctttttacctctctttattctgttttatttttccttcttactctgtggctggctgtgtggctggcccctctccttttctcactcctcactcttctccttcttccctagATTTcccctatttattctctcctggcagccctgcctatcctttctcctgccttgctattggccattcagttctttattagaccatcaggtgttttagacaggcaaagtaacacagcttcagttaaacaaatgcaacataaaagaatgcaacacattttcataCCATTAGACAAAcatccacagcataaacaaatgtaacacatcttaaactaatattccacaacacctttATCCTCGTTTCCCTGAAGTTATGGGAAAACATTTTCTATCTGGGATGCTGAACTCCGTGGGACTGGATGAGTGGCCCTGGAGTGTGGATAGAGGACAGAAAGGAGGCCTCTGCAGTCTCCAAGGCAGGCAATAGGAGTCTGAACTTGCTGGTGACTAGGAATGAAGGTGTGTGTGATAAGGAGGGGGTCAGTGAGTCACTGTTCAGCCTGTGACTACAGCAGCGCAGCAGCAAGGTGGCTGCAAGAGACCCAGGAGGCAAACTCAAGGCCCATCCCTCAGACAACCAAGCCCCTCCTGTGTTCCTCACAGCAGTGCTGGAGCTAAATGAAGTCAGAAGGGCAAGAGAACACTTACATACCATCTTTACCATTGCCACCCTCCCACAGCATCCTAAGTGCTTATAACAGACCTGATCTCCAACCAggcatcctttctcctcctcctgctcttccgaTATCACCTTCCTTGTGGGTGTGGCATCCTGGATAGCTGAGGGGAGTAACCAGGTGGGATGCTGATACTGAATGTCTACTGGACACTCACACTGTACcaatatggttttatttttgaatattataTACAATTAAGTTTACAAGTGATAAATCTTATGTACATGGACCAGAGAACTCTTCAAAGACAGTGAGAAGCTGCTATTCCCCACAACAGTACAGAGTGGAAAGTAGATTCTAGTGACCAGAAGCACATGGATATAAAGACGACTATCATTATACTCCAGACCAATAAGCTCCCCTCTCCTAGGTGGAGGGCTCCCCATGTGGAAACTTCCATCAGCGTGGAGCTTCAGAGCGTGGCATTCAAGCTGAGGTGGCAAGAGGGGGAGAGGCAGAGCACTGTGGCAGCTGGCTGCAGCCACACTGCAACCCCAGCGTCTCCACCGCCTCCAGGACGCAATGGGCCTCCGCTGCAGCGTCTCCAAGTGGACTCAGTCTCCTTGCACCACAAGAACATCAGAAAGATCCTCTGTGCCTTCTAGCTTCAGATTCTGAGGAAAGATAAGAAACACACAGGCTTTGATAGACTGGCAACCAAATCCTGAGACAATTTTAGTCTAGACAAGGTGACTACAG includes the following:
- the Blvra gene encoding biliverdin reductase A, translated to MSAEPERKFGVVVVGVGRAGSVRIRDLRDPHSSPFLNLIGFVSRRELGSLDEVRQISLEDALCSQEIEVAYICSESSSHEDYIRQFLQAGKHVLVEYPMALSFAAAQDLWELAAQKGKVLHEEHIELLMEEFAFLKKEVMGKELLKGSLHFTASPLEEEKFGFLAFSGISRLTWLVCLFGELSLISATLEDRKEDQYLKMTVQLETQNKGLLCWIEEKAPGLKRNRYLNFQFKSGSLENVPNAGVNRKIFLQDQDIFIRKLLGQVSVEDLAAEKKRIMHCLGLADDIQKLCRPK